From Emcibacteraceae bacterium, the proteins below share one genomic window:
- a CDS encoding HAMP domain-containing sensor histidine kinase translates to MANLDLNTIQLISSVILLVLSVLMVLLWSQDARNKARTWWCVFSVLLTVDTIFSTFPDIRNNLAYIYIFDVISSFSYLALMKGCLEFASIRYNRLFIFALFLSCLIINAAGTVLEFSDDLCRIITMAYNSVALLVSGYAILKLNKHIYFLERYFFMVLMAINLGIYGIWVYLLLRKEPENNFLFGLSATPIYFVQIFVIITLFLLILGRIRSQLERENHRSIVIKNAMTEAVRETNVANKSKSIFLTNMSHELRTPLNIILGFSEALKMELIGPLNEKQKSFAENIHFGGKRLLNLINDLLSLSKIEAGNLSKKLEPISPEILLKEKGAVLQKHIEKFNCRLFLIDDFTDLDPKAYLSVNSDWIEQSLLALVDNARKYGEDHASIWLNGFMLTKNTVRISIKDEGRGISEQHRDMVFKPFNRAGNDDSAIEGTGTGLAIVKGLVEAMGGTIGYESQPGMGTTFWIDLPLKRK, encoded by the coding sequence ATGGCAAATCTGGATTTAAATACAATACAGTTGATCAGTTCGGTAATTCTTTTGGTGCTGAGCGTTCTAATGGTGCTTTTATGGTCACAGGATGCCCGTAACAAGGCCAGAACCTGGTGGTGCGTATTTTCGGTGCTTCTCACTGTTGATACCATTTTTTCAACATTCCCCGACATCAGAAATAACCTTGCCTATATTTATATTTTTGATGTGATCAGCAGCTTTTCCTATCTTGCGCTGATGAAGGGCTGTCTGGAATTTGCCTCTATTCGCTATAACCGTCTGTTCATTTTTGCCTTGTTCTTAAGTTGCCTGATTATAAATGCGGCGGGCACGGTTCTGGAATTTTCCGATGATTTATGCCGTATCATTACGATGGCCTATAATAGTGTTGCTCTTCTGGTTTCGGGATATGCCATATTGAAACTCAACAAACATATTTATTTTCTGGAACGCTATTTTTTCATGGTACTCATGGCAATTAATCTGGGTATTTATGGCATCTGGGTCTATTTGCTTCTCAGAAAAGAACCGGAAAACAATTTTCTTTTTGGCTTAAGTGCCACGCCAATTTATTTTGTTCAGATTTTTGTCATTATTACGCTGTTTCTGTTAATCCTTGGCCGGATCAGGTCCCAGCTTGAGCGGGAAAATCATCGCAGTATAGTCATTAAAAATGCCATGACAGAGGCAGTCCGTGAAACCAATGTGGCGAACAAATCAAAGTCCATTTTCCTCACCAATATGAGCCATGAACTCAGAACGCCACTTAACATTATTCTCGGCTTTTCGGAAGCCCTGAAAATGGAACTAATCGGACCCTTAAATGAAAAGCAAAAATCATTTGCCGAAAATATCCATTTTGGCGGCAAAAGGCTGCTTAATCTGATTAATGATCTTTTATCGTTAAGCAAAATCGAAGCCGGTAATTTAAGCAAAAAACTGGAACCGATAAGCCCGGAAATATTGCTGAAGGAAAAAGGGGCGGTTCTTCAAAAACATATTGAAAAGTTTAACTGTAGACTTTTTCTGATTGATGATTTTACTGACCTTGATCCGAAAGCTTATCTGTCGGTAAATTCCGACTGGATTGAACAAAGCCTGCTGGCGCTGGTTGATAATGCCCGTAAATATGGTGAGGACCATGCAAGTATATGGCTCAATGGTTTTATGCTGACTAAAAATACAGTTCGTATCAGCATAAAAGATGAGGGACGCGGCATATCGGAACAACATCGTGACATGGTGTTTAAACCTTTTAACCGCGCCGGCAATGATGACAGCGCAATAGAAGGAACCGGTACCGGTCTGGCGATTGTAAAGGGGCTTGTGGAAGCCATGGGCGGCACAATCGGCTATGAAAGTCAGCCCGGAATGGGCACAACCTTCTGGATTGATCTGCCGCTTAAACGGAAATAA
- a CDS encoding ATP-binding protein, with translation MINVATLTSVSSAFYAILFILLSIFWWQNKDIDGIIWWCAFPLFRLVYSLIGSDSVNYDDHFFIYVGNLAAVLSDTFLMIGCLKFISQPVNWKLIGGYLTLFVLICSYQYSINADLPERTMLVVVFDLIPIVSSILVLFRLPNAKYALEKFFTIFWVSTQVAVFSFWILINFEFSNRDYGLYIMLSLTLIYLSHIFTTVGLIILTIARRRSQLREESRDHKLLEEELERTLKKAQDANDEKTKFLTNMSHELRTPLNAIIGFSESLKLRYYGELSAKQREYVNNIHGGGELLLKLTTDLLDLSSIEEGKIDIMLEEVNLNLLIEKTLPLLREIVGAESDRLKINNEIIESGKSCAVYIDQIRTKQILINFVSNAVKYGNPDSDVILSITDHDEQYFRVSVKDSGKGIAPEQYENIFKPFNRAGNEKSNIEGIGVGLSIARKLIHEMQGNIDFISTVGEGSVFWIDIPKSKQHQLPIS, from the coding sequence ATGATTAACGTTGCAACACTGACCAGTGTAAGCAGCGCCTTTTATGCTATTTTATTTATTCTGCTGTCAATTTTCTGGTGGCAAAATAAGGATATTGACGGGATCATCTGGTGGTGTGCTTTCCCGCTATTTCGTCTTGTCTATAGCCTGATAGGGTCTGATTCCGTTAATTATGATGATCATTTTTTTATCTATGTTGGCAATCTGGCGGCAGTTCTGTCCGATACATTCCTGATGATTGGCTGTCTCAAATTTATCAGTCAGCCGGTAAACTGGAAGCTGATTGGCGGGTATCTGACCCTGTTTGTGCTGATCTGCAGCTATCAGTATTCAATTAATGCCGACCTGCCGGAGCGGACAATGCTGGTGGTGGTATTCGATCTTATCCCGATTGTATCATCCATTCTGGTCTTATTCAGGCTGCCCAATGCCAAATATGCCCTTGAAAAATTCTTCACCATTTTCTGGGTAAGTACGCAAGTCGCGGTATTTTCATTCTGGATATTAATCAATTTTGAATTCAGCAATCGCGACTATGGCTTATATATTATGCTCAGCCTGACGCTAATTTATTTAAGTCATATTTTTACCACCGTTGGCCTTATTATCCTGACAATTGCCAGAAGAAGAAGTCAGCTTCGTGAAGAAAGCCGAGACCATAAGTTGCTTGAAGAGGAGCTGGAGAGAACCCTTAAAAAGGCGCAGGATGCCAATGACGAAAAAACCAAGTTCCTGACCAATATGTCCCATGAGCTCAGAACGCCGCTCAATGCCATTATCGGCTTTTCGGAAAGCCTCAAACTCAGGTATTATGGTGAACTAAGTGCCAAACAACGCGAATATGTCAATAATATTCATGGCGGGGGCGAACTTCTCCTGAAGCTGACCACCGATCTGCTTGATCTTTCCAGTATTGAAGAAGGAAAAATAGATATCATGCTGGAAGAGGTCAATCTTAACCTTCTGATTGAAAAGACATTGCCGCTTCTTCGGGAAATTGTTGGAGCGGAGAGTGACAGGCTTAAAATCAACAATGAAATTATTGAAAGCGGAAAGTCCTGTGCAGTCTATATTGACCAGATCCGCACCAAGCAGATATTGATTAATTTTGTCTCAAACGCCGTTAAATACGGCAATCCCGACAGCGATGTTATTCTATCCATTACCGACCATGATGAGCAATATTTCAGGGTCAGCGTAAAAGACAGCGGTAAAGGGATCGCCCCGGAACAGTATGAGAATATATTCAAGCCATTCAACCGGGCTGGCAATGAAAAATCCAACATAGAAGGGATCGGGGTCGGGCTTTCCATAGCCAGAAAACTCATTCATGAAATGCAGGGAAATATTGATTTTATCAGCACTGTGGGTGAGGGATCCGTGTTCTGGATCGATATTCCAAAATCAAAACAACATCAATTACCGATAAGTTAG
- a CDS encoding class I SAM-dependent methyltransferase, whose translation MDDHIKEIEDITFKDYGSKAHDFWDRTKDHDVTQNYEAFLAPFGDKKGLDILDFGCGPGRDVLYFKSLGHNPVGLDGTAEFCQMARELTGCPVLEQSFNDLKLEENSFDGVFANASMFHVPSRNLHKVLTDLHRALRPGGILFTSNPRGDQEGWQNPGRYGHFMQYDAAIQYLDNAGFELVHHYYRPPNLPLHEQKWLAMVSRTR comes from the coding sequence ATGGACGATCATATTAAAGAAATTGAGGATATTACCTTTAAAGATTATGGCTCAAAAGCCCATGATTTCTGGGACAGAACCAAAGACCATGATGTGACACAGAATTATGAAGCCTTTCTCGCGCCCTTTGGGGATAAAAAAGGTCTGGATATTCTTGATTTTGGCTGTGGGCCGGGTCGTGACGTGCTTTATTTCAAATCACTGGGCCATAATCCTGTTGGCCTGGATGGCACGGCCGAATTTTGCCAGATGGCACGGGAGCTTACCGGTTGTCCGGTGCTTGAGCAGTCCTTTAATGATCTTAAACTGGAAGAAAACAGCTTTGACGGTGTTTTTGCCAATGCCTCGATGTTTCATGTACCAAGCCGTAATCTGCATAAGGTGCTGACCGACCTTCACCGCGCGCTGCGCCCCGGCGGAATTTTATTTACATCAAACCCGCGAGGTGACCAGGAAGGGTGGCAGAATCCGGGACGATACGGTCATTTTATGCAGTATGATGCCGCGATACAATATTTGGATAATGCCGGGTTTGAGCTTGTACATCATTATTACCGGCCTCCCAATTTGCCGCTACACGAGCAAAAATGGCTGGCGATGGTCAGCCGAACACGGTAA